Proteins from one Pseudomonas bijieensis genomic window:
- a CDS encoding ABC transporter ATP-binding protein, translating to MAVASGAYKKALEGDQTPKQVLVKIDRVTKKFDETIAVDDVSLEIKKGEIFALLGGSGSGKSTLLRMLAGFERPTEGRIFLDGVDITDMPPYERPINMMFQSYALFPHMTVAQNIAFGLQQDKIPKAEIDARVAEMLKLVQMSQYAKRKPHQLSGGQRQRVALARSLAKRPKLLLLDEPMGALDKKLRSQMQLELVEIIERVGVTCVMVTHDQEEAMTMAERIAIMHLGWIAQIGSPIDIYETPTSRLVCEFIGNVNIFETEVVDDAEGHAVLTCKDLDRNIYVGHGISTSVQDKSVTYAIRPEKLLVTAEQPTCENNWSSGKVHDIAYLGGHSVFYVELPSGKLVQSFVANAERRGQRPTWGDQVFVWWEDDSGVVLRS from the coding sequence ATGGCAGTTGCCTCCGGCGCCTATAAGAAAGCCCTCGAGGGCGACCAGACACCCAAGCAGGTGCTGGTCAAAATCGACCGGGTCACGAAGAAGTTCGACGAGACGATTGCCGTGGACGATGTGTCCCTGGAAATCAAGAAAGGCGAGATCTTCGCCTTGCTCGGCGGTTCGGGATCGGGCAAATCCACCTTGCTGCGCATGCTGGCCGGTTTCGAGCGGCCCACCGAGGGAAGGATTTTCCTCGACGGCGTGGATATCACCGACATGCCGCCCTATGAGCGGCCGATCAACATGATGTTCCAGTCCTATGCCTTGTTCCCCCACATGACCGTGGCGCAGAACATCGCCTTCGGCCTGCAACAGGACAAGATCCCGAAGGCCGAGATCGATGCCCGCGTGGCCGAAATGCTCAAGCTGGTGCAGATGAGCCAGTACGCCAAGCGCAAGCCGCACCAGCTTTCCGGTGGTCAGCGCCAGCGCGTGGCCCTGGCCCGTTCCTTGGCGAAGCGGCCAAAGCTGTTGCTGCTCGACGAACCGATGGGTGCCCTGGACAAGAAGCTGCGCTCGCAAATGCAGCTTGAACTGGTGGAGATCATCGAGCGGGTTGGCGTGACCTGCGTCATGGTGACCCACGACCAGGAAGAGGCCATGACCATGGCCGAACGCATCGCGATCATGCACCTGGGCTGGATCGCCCAGATCGGCAGCCCGATCGACATCTACGAAACCCCGACCAGCCGGCTGGTCTGCGAGTTCATCGGCAACGTCAACATCTTTGAGACCGAAGTGGTGGACGACGCCGAAGGCCACGCGGTGCTGACTTGCAAGGACCTGGACCGCAACATCTACGTTGGCCACGGCATCAGCACCTCGGTGCAGGACAAGTCCGTGACCTACGCCATTCGCCCGGAAAAACTGCTGGTCACCGCCGAGCAGCCGACTTGCGAAAACAACTGGTCCAGCGGCAAGGTCCATGACATCGCCTACCTGGGCGGTCACTCGGTGTTCTACGTCGAATTGCCGAGCGGCAAGCTGGTGCAGTCCTTCGTCGCCAACGCCGAACGCCGTGGCCAGCGGCCGACCTGGGGCGACCAGGTGTTCGTCTGGTGGGAAGACGACAGCGGCGTGGTGCTTCGCTCATGA
- a CDS encoding carboxymuconolactone decarboxylase family protein: protein MFNNWSELLPTIKSAFGALGKSNPKMVKAYMALDEAAAENNVLDAKTRELISIAVAITTRCDGCIGVHTDAAIKAGATREEIAATLATAVSLNAGAAYIYSLRALEAHDALKK from the coding sequence ATGTTCAATAACTGGTCCGAACTGCTGCCCACCATCAAGAGCGCCTTTGGCGCCCTGGGCAAGAGCAATCCGAAGATGGTCAAGGCTTACATGGCCCTGGACGAAGCCGCGGCTGAAAACAACGTGCTCGATGCCAAGACCCGTGAACTGATCTCCATCGCCGTGGCCATCACTACGCGCTGTGACGGTTGCATCGGCGTACACACCGACGCCGCCATCAAGGCCGGCGCCACCCGCGAAGAAATCGCCGCCACCCTGGCCACCGCCGTGTCATTGAATGCCGGCGCGGCGTACATCTACTCCCTGCGAGCCCTGGAAGCCCATGACGCGTTGAAGAAGTGA
- a CDS encoding HD domain-containing protein has translation MNSIAGIKIPDSTLARATTEYIRDIESDLLYHHSRRVFLFGALSGQRRQLAYDPELLYVGAMFHDLGLVEGYRSDDERFEVDGANAAAAFLKPYGLSDDDIEQVWLSIALHTTPGVPKHLRPTVALVTAGVEMDVLGMDYAAFPAAQRDAVVHAHPRGEGFKECIICAFANGLRHRPQTTFGNVKTDVLVDQEPGFKPMNFVEVIRTSPWHS, from the coding sequence ATGAACAGCATCGCCGGCATCAAGATCCCCGACAGCACCCTCGCCCGCGCCACCACCGAATACATCCGCGATATCGAATCCGACTTGCTGTACCACCACTCCCGCCGGGTATTTCTGTTCGGCGCCTTGAGTGGCCAGCGTCGGCAGTTGGCCTATGACCCGGAGTTGCTGTATGTCGGTGCGATGTTCCACGACCTGGGCCTGGTGGAGGGTTATCGCAGCGATGATGAGCGCTTCGAAGTGGATGGTGCGAACGCGGCCGCGGCGTTCCTCAAGCCCTACGGGTTGAGCGATGACGACATTGAGCAGGTGTGGCTGTCGATTGCCTTGCACACTACGCCGGGCGTACCCAAACATCTGCGCCCCACGGTGGCCCTGGTGACCGCTGGCGTGGAAATGGACGTGCTGGGCATGGACTACGCCGCGTTTCCCGCCGCACAGCGCGACGCCGTGGTGCACGCTCATCCGCGTGGGGAAGGGTTCAAGGAGTGCATCATCTGCGCCTTCGCCAACGGTTTGCGGCATCGTCCGCAGACCACCTTTGGCAATGTGAAGACCGATGTGCTGGTGGATCAGGAGCCGGGGTTCAAACCGATGAACTTCGTGGAGGTGATCCGTACTTCGCCTTGGCATTCGTAG
- a CDS encoding ABC transporter permease subunit: MKRFSFSSLMLVLGLLFIYAPMLILVIFSFNASKLVTVWGGWSIKWYVGLLDNTQLMGSVVRSLEIACYTAIAAVALGTLAAFVLTRITHFKGRTLFGGLVTAPLVMPEVITGLSLLLLFVAMAQMIGWPQERGIVTIWIAHTTFCAAYVAVVVSARLRELDLSIEEAAMDLGARPWKVFFLITIPMIAPSLAAGGMMSFALSLDDLVLASFVSGPGSTTLPMEVFSAVRLGVKPEINAVASLILLAVSLVTFLVWYFSRRAEENRKRAIQQAIEESAADSWKQPEVRRAETAPV; encoded by the coding sequence ATGAAGCGCTTCAGTTTTTCAAGCCTGATGCTGGTGCTGGGTTTGCTGTTCATCTACGCACCGATGCTGATCCTGGTGATCTTCTCGTTCAACGCCTCGAAACTGGTGACGGTATGGGGCGGTTGGTCGATCAAGTGGTACGTCGGCCTGTTGGACAACACTCAGTTGATGGGCTCGGTGGTGCGTTCGCTGGAAATCGCCTGCTACACGGCGATTGCCGCAGTGGCCCTGGGTACGCTGGCGGCTTTCGTGCTGACCCGCATCACCCACTTCAAGGGCCGCACGCTGTTCGGTGGCCTGGTCACTGCGCCGTTGGTGATGCCGGAAGTGATCACCGGCCTGTCGCTGTTGCTGCTGTTCGTGGCCATGGCACAGATGATCGGCTGGCCCCAGGAACGTGGCATCGTCACGATCTGGATCGCTCACACCACGTTCTGCGCGGCCTATGTGGCGGTGGTGGTCTCGGCGCGCTTGCGTGAGCTGGACCTGTCCATCGAAGAGGCGGCCATGGACCTCGGTGCGCGGCCATGGAAGGTGTTCTTTTTGATCACCATCCCGATGATCGCGCCGTCACTGGCGGCGGGGGGCATGATGTCCTTCGCGTTGTCCCTGGACGACCTGGTGCTGGCGAGCTTCGTTTCCGGCCCTGGTTCGACGACCTTGCCGATGGAAGTATTCTCGGCGGTACGCCTGGGGGTAAAACCGGAAATCAACGCCGTGGCGAGCCTGATCCTGCTGGCCGTGTCGCTGGTGACCTTCCTGGTCTGGTACTTCAGCCGTCGCGCCGAAGAAAATCGCAAACGCGCGATCCAGCAAGCCATCGAAGAAAGCGCCGCCGACTCCTGGAAACAACCGGAAGTCCGCCGGGCCGAGACCGCACCGGTCTGA
- a CDS encoding ABC transporter permease subunit, with the protein MNMRKFKRRLDRITPGGRQLVIGVPFLWLFLFFMLPFFIVLKISFAEADVAIPPYTEIYSYVDQKLQVLLNLANYAMLSEDELYIAAYLGSLKMALISTVLCLLIGYPMAYGIANARKEMQTVLVLLIMMPTWTAILIRVYAWMGILSNNGLLNGFLLSMGWISEPLQILNTNLAVYIGVVYSYLPFMILPLYANLVKHDPSLLEAASDLGSSTFNSFWKITVPLSKNGIVAGCMLVFIPVVGEFVIPELLGGPETLMIGKVLWQEFFNNRDWPVASALAVVMLAILIVPIILFNRSQAKEMEGKE; encoded by the coding sequence ATGAACATGCGCAAATTCAAACGCCGACTCGACCGAATAACGCCCGGTGGCCGCCAACTGGTCATCGGGGTGCCCTTCCTCTGGCTGTTCCTGTTCTTCATGCTGCCGTTCTTCATCGTCCTGAAGATCAGCTTCGCTGAAGCCGATGTGGCCATTCCGCCGTACACCGAGATCTACAGCTACGTCGACCAGAAACTGCAGGTGCTGCTCAACCTCGCCAACTACGCGATGCTGAGCGAGGACGAGTTGTACATCGCCGCCTACCTCGGCTCGCTGAAAATGGCCCTGATCAGCACGGTCTTGTGCCTGCTGATCGGCTACCCGATGGCCTATGGCATCGCCAACGCCCGTAAAGAGATGCAAACGGTGCTGGTGCTGCTGATCATGATGCCGACCTGGACCGCGATCCTGATCCGCGTCTATGCGTGGATGGGCATCCTCAGCAACAACGGCTTGCTCAACGGCTTCTTGCTGAGCATGGGCTGGATCAGCGAACCGCTGCAAATCCTCAACACCAACCTGGCGGTCTATATTGGCGTCGTCTACTCCTATCTGCCGTTCATGATCCTGCCGTTGTACGCCAACCTGGTGAAGCATGACCCCAGCCTGCTGGAAGCCGCGTCGGACCTGGGTTCGAGTACCTTCAACAGTTTCTGGAAAATCACCGTGCCGCTGTCCAAGAACGGCATCGTCGCCGGTTGCATGCTGGTGTTCATCCCCGTGGTGGGCGAGTTCGTGATCCCGGAACTGCTGGGCGGCCCGGAAACCCTGATGATCGGCAAAGTGCTGTGGCAGGAATTCTTCAATAACCGCGACTGGCCGGTGGCATCCGCCCTGGCAGTGGTGATGCTGGCGATCCTGATCGTGCCCATCATCCTGTTCAACCGCAGTCAGGCCAAAGAAATGGAGGGCAAGGAATGA
- a CDS encoding GlxA family transcriptional regulator has protein sequence MQKIVAVVVFPGVQSLDVTGPMDVFSEANRFLVAEDHYRLEVIGAERGAMSCSNGLSLNAHRHFSEARQAYDLLLVAGGPQLPFMHLGAGFDAWLREACGRARRFGSICNGAFMLARAGLLEGRTVTTHWGDAAALAQLCPSTRVEADRLYVQDRQLYTSAGVSAGIDLSLFLLAQDHGPDVALSVAKRLVVFTQRAGGQSQFSPFLAPHAEPTSTVAQVQAYVLAHLNGDLTIADLANAVNMSPRSFSRVFTREAKVTPAEFVEQARVDAARVMLESTRAPLKTVAWQCGFRDAQHMRSVFNRRLGVTPQRFRLNFGALA, from the coding sequence ATGCAGAAAATCGTCGCCGTCGTGGTATTCCCTGGCGTCCAGTCGCTGGACGTCACCGGGCCCATGGACGTGTTCAGCGAAGCCAATCGGTTCCTGGTCGCCGAGGATCACTATCGGCTTGAAGTGATCGGCGCCGAGCGTGGCGCGATGTCCTGCTCCAACGGCTTGTCCCTGAATGCCCATCGGCATTTCAGCGAGGCTCGGCAGGCCTACGACTTGCTGTTGGTCGCGGGCGGGCCGCAGCTGCCGTTCATGCACCTTGGGGCAGGATTCGATGCCTGGCTGCGGGAGGCCTGTGGACGGGCCCGGCGCTTTGGGTCGATCTGCAATGGCGCTTTCATGCTGGCCCGGGCTGGATTGCTGGAGGGGCGGACCGTCACCACCCATTGGGGTGACGCCGCGGCGCTGGCGCAGCTGTGTCCCTCGACCCGGGTCGAAGCGGATCGTTTGTATGTGCAGGATCGCCAGCTCTACACCTCCGCCGGGGTCAGCGCAGGCATCGACCTGTCGTTGTTCCTGCTGGCCCAGGACCATGGGCCGGACGTGGCGCTGAGTGTCGCCAAGCGGCTGGTGGTGTTTACCCAGCGCGCGGGCGGGCAGTCGCAATTCAGTCCTTTTCTCGCACCCCACGCTGAGCCGACGTCCACCGTGGCCCAGGTCCAGGCCTATGTACTGGCGCACCTGAACGGTGACCTGACCATCGCCGACCTGGCCAATGCCGTGAACATGAGCCCGCGCAGCTTCTCTCGGGTGTTCACCCGGGAAGCGAAGGTCACGCCAGCGGAGTTCGTCGAGCAGGCCCGGGTGGACGCGGCGCGGGTAATGCTGGAAAGCACCCGCGCCCCGCTCAAGACCGTGGCCTGGCAATGCGGCTTTCGTGATGCCCAGCACATGCGCAGCGTATTCAATCGCAGGCTGGGCGTGACGCCGCAGCGATTCAGGCTGAATTTCGGCGCGCTGGCGTAG